A genomic region of Candidatus Eisenbacteria bacterium contains the following coding sequences:
- the alr gene encoding alanine racemase, giving the protein MEFPTWVEVDLDRFRRNLGAIRSAIGNARRILLVVKADAYGHGAVEIAHHAVRAGVNTFGVATLHEGIELRAAGIDAPILILSPCLADEVDEIVEHRLTPSVGSVDFAERLSARCVSQQVVGRFHVEVDTGMGRTGVDDAEAVDFVARIVTLPNLRLEGMYTHFPDADRGSTEVTEEQIRRFAAVLRALGLRNIQVPIRHAANSAGLLSVPDSCFDMARPGILAYGFYPTAEVPRTIPVEGILSFRTRVVQVREIAPGRTISYGRTYRTERWTKVAVLPVGYGHGYPWQLSNRGQVLLRGARASIVGRVTMDLTMVDATGIEDVAVGDEVILWGEQGRDRIGLDEVASWAGTIPYDLLCSMGKRVVRVYLEAGRPRKVLTLIGERQEVEVAEPAGASGAKRRRRKIQYRTRAGP; this is encoded by the coding sequence ATGGAATTCCCCACCTGGGTTGAGGTCGACCTCGATCGCTTCCGCCGGAACCTCGGCGCCATCCGCTCGGCCATCGGGAACGCGCGGCGGATCCTTCTCGTTGTCAAAGCCGACGCGTACGGGCACGGCGCCGTCGAGATCGCCCACCACGCGGTGCGCGCGGGCGTGAACACGTTCGGCGTGGCCACCCTCCACGAGGGAATCGAGCTCCGCGCCGCCGGCATCGACGCGCCGATCCTGATCCTGAGCCCATGTCTCGCGGACGAGGTGGACGAGATCGTCGAGCACCGGCTCACGCCGTCCGTCGGCAGCGTCGACTTCGCGGAGCGCCTCTCCGCGCGCTGCGTCTCCCAGCAGGTGGTCGGGCGATTCCACGTCGAGGTCGACACGGGGATGGGACGCACCGGCGTGGACGACGCGGAGGCCGTCGACTTCGTCGCCCGCATCGTCACGCTGCCGAATCTCCGGCTCGAGGGTATGTACACGCACTTTCCCGATGCCGACCGCGGGAGCACCGAGGTCACCGAGGAGCAGATCCGGCGGTTCGCCGCGGTGCTCCGCGCGCTCGGGCTCCGGAACATCCAGGTTCCGATCCGACACGCCGCGAACAGCGCGGGACTCCTCAGCGTTCCGGACTCGTGCTTCGACATGGCACGCCCGGGAATTCTCGCGTACGGCTTCTATCCCACCGCCGAGGTCCCGCGGACGATCCCGGTCGAGGGGATCCTCTCCTTCCGTACGCGCGTGGTGCAGGTGCGCGAGATCGCTCCGGGGCGCACGATCAGCTACGGGCGCACCTACCGGACGGAACGGTGGACGAAGGTGGCGGTCCTTCCGGTCGGGTACGGACACGGGTACCCGTGGCAGCTCTCGAATCGCGGCCAGGTCCTCCTCCGGGGGGCGCGCGCGTCGATCGTCGGGCGCGTGACCATGGATCTCACGATGGTGGACGCGACGGGGATCGAGGACGTCGCCGTGGGGGACGAGGTGATCCTGTGGGGCGAGCAGGGGCGGGATCGGATCGGCCTCGACGAGGTCGCGTCCTGGGCGGGGACCATTCCGTACGATCTCCTCTGCAGCATGGGCAAGCGCGTGGTCCGCGTCTATCTGGAGGCGGGACGGCCGCGAAAGGTGCTGACGCTGATCGGCGAGCGGCAGGAGGTGGAGGTGGCCGAGCCGGCGGGCGCTTCGGGAGCGAAGCGGCGCCGGAGGAAGATCCAGTACCGAACCCGCGCCGGGCCGTAG